One window from the genome of Enterobacter asburiae encodes:
- a CDS encoding DUF554 domain-containing protein encodes MVIGPFINAGAVLLGGVLGAVLSQRLPERIRTSMPSIFGLASLGIGILLVIKCANLPVMVLATLLGALIGEFCYLEKGINSAVSKAKNLIARPGGKAKHGTHESFIQNYVAIIILFCASGTGIFGSMQEGMTGDPSILIAKAFLDFFTATIFATTLGVAVAAISVPMLLIQLALATCATLILPLTTPAMMADFTAVGGLLLLATGLRICGIKMFAVVNMLPALLLAMPLSALWTHFFA; translated from the coding sequence TTGGTTATCGGGCCATTTATTAACGCAGGCGCCGTATTGCTGGGCGGCGTACTCGGCGCCGTGCTGAGCCAGCGGTTGCCGGAGCGTATTCGCACCTCCATGCCCTCGATATTCGGCCTGGCATCGTTAGGGATCGGTATTCTTTTAGTCATCAAATGCGCCAACCTGCCGGTGATGGTGCTGGCCACCCTGCTCGGCGCGCTGATTGGCGAGTTCTGCTATCTGGAAAAAGGCATTAACAGCGCGGTGAGTAAAGCCAAAAACCTGATTGCCCGACCGGGCGGCAAGGCGAAACACGGCACGCACGAGTCGTTTATTCAGAACTACGTCGCCATCATCATTCTGTTTTGCGCCAGCGGCACCGGGATTTTTGGTTCGATGCAGGAGGGGATGACGGGCGACCCGAGCATATTGATTGCGAAGGCGTTTCTTGATTTCTTTACGGCCACTATTTTTGCCACCACGCTCGGCGTTGCCGTTGCCGCGATTTCCGTGCCGATGCTGCTTATTCAGCTGGCTCTCGCCACCTGCGCCACGTTGATTCTCCCGCTCACCACGCCGGCGATGATGGCAGACTTTACCGCCGTCGGCGGCCTGCTGCTGCTGGCTACCGGGCTGCGCATCTGTGGGATTAAGATGTTTGCCGTGGTGAACATGCTGCCCGCACTGCTGCTCGCCATGCCGCTCTCCGCGCTCTGGACGCACTTTTTCGCTTAA
- a CDS encoding ornithine decarboxylase: MKTMKIAVSRELASTVSTHREKVTLDSTDFTDVAAVVITTAESRSGILALLKRTGFQLPVFIFSQEPTDVPDGATAVISGKAQEFLELESAASRYEENLLPPFFDTLSQYVEMGNSTFACPGHQHGAFFKKHPAGRQFYDFFGENVFRADMCNADVKLGDLLIHEGSAKHAQKFAAKVFNADKTYFVLNGTSAANKVVTNALLTRGDLVLFDRNNHKSNHHGALIQAGATPVYLEAARNPFGFIGGIDDHCFDDGYLRELIRETAPEKADEARPFRLAIIQLGTYDGTIYNARQVIDKIGHLCDYILFDSAWVGYEQFIPMMAETSPLLLELNENDPGIFVTQSVHKQQAGFSQTSQIHKKDNHIRGQARFCPHKRLNNAFMLHASTSPFYPLFAALDVNAKIHEGESGRRLWAECVELGIEARKAIIANCHMIKPFIPPVVAGRPWQDHPTHAIASELRFFSFEPGAKWHGFEGYAREQYFVDPCKLLLTTPGIDAETGEYTDFGIPATILAHYLRENGIVPEKCDLNSILFLLTPAESSEKLAQLVAMLGQFEQHIEDDTPLADVLPTIFQKYPVRYRDYTLRQLCQEMHDLYVSFDVKDLQKAMFRKESLPEVVMNPQDANRAYIRGEVELVRIRDAAGRIAAEGALPYPPGVLCVVPGEVWGGAVQRYFLALEEGVNLLPGFSPELQGVYSEKDADGIKRLYGYVLK, from the coding sequence ATGAAAACCATGAAAATTGCCGTCAGCCGCGAGCTGGCCTCCACCGTGTCTACGCACCGAGAAAAGGTGACGCTGGACAGCACTGATTTTACCGATGTGGCGGCCGTGGTCATCACAACAGCTGAAAGTCGCAGCGGCATTCTTGCACTGCTGAAACGCACGGGCTTTCAGCTACCGGTGTTTATTTTCTCGCAGGAGCCAACGGACGTTCCTGACGGCGCCACCGCGGTTATCTCCGGTAAAGCTCAGGAGTTTCTGGAACTGGAGAGCGCTGCCAGCCGCTACGAAGAGAACCTGCTGCCGCCGTTTTTCGACACCCTGAGCCAGTATGTGGAGATGGGCAACAGCACTTTCGCCTGTCCGGGCCACCAGCACGGGGCGTTTTTCAAAAAACACCCGGCAGGGCGACAGTTCTATGATTTCTTCGGCGAGAACGTGTTTCGCGCCGACATGTGTAACGCCGACGTGAAGCTGGGCGATCTGCTGATCCACGAAGGGTCCGCCAAGCACGCGCAAAAGTTCGCGGCGAAAGTGTTCAACGCGGATAAAACCTACTTCGTGCTGAACGGCACGTCGGCGGCCAACAAGGTGGTGACCAACGCGCTGCTGACCCGCGGCGACCTGGTGCTGTTCGACCGCAATAACCATAAATCTAACCACCACGGGGCGCTGATCCAGGCGGGCGCCACGCCGGTTTATCTTGAGGCCGCGCGTAACCCGTTTGGCTTTATTGGCGGGATTGACGACCACTGCTTTGACGATGGGTATCTGCGGGAGCTGATCCGCGAGACGGCGCCGGAGAAGGCCGACGAGGCGCGTCCGTTCCGCCTGGCGATCATTCAGCTTGGCACCTACGACGGGACGATCTACAACGCCCGTCAGGTGATCGACAAGATCGGCCACCTCTGCGACTACATCCTCTTTGACTCCGCCTGGGTGGGCTACGAGCAGTTTATTCCGATGATGGCGGAAACGTCCCCGCTGTTGCTGGAGCTGAACGAGAACGATCCTGGGATTTTCGTGACCCAGTCGGTGCACAAACAGCAGGCCGGGTTCTCGCAAACGTCGCAGATCCATAAAAAGGATAACCACATCCGCGGTCAGGCGCGTTTCTGCCCGCACAAGCGGCTGAACAACGCGTTTATGCTGCACGCCTCCACCAGCCCGTTTTATCCGCTGTTCGCGGCGCTGGACGTGAACGCCAAGATCCACGAAGGTGAGAGCGGACGCAGGCTGTGGGCGGAGTGCGTCGAGCTGGGCATTGAGGCGCGCAAGGCGATCATTGCCAACTGTCATATGATCAAACCGTTTATCCCACCGGTGGTGGCGGGGCGGCCGTGGCAGGACCATCCGACGCACGCCATCGCCAGCGAGCTGCGCTTCTTCAGCTTTGAGCCGGGGGCTAAATGGCACGGGTTTGAGGGCTATGCCCGCGAGCAGTATTTTGTCGACCCGTGCAAGCTCCTGCTGACCACGCCGGGTATCGATGCCGAAACCGGGGAGTACACGGATTTCGGGATCCCGGCGACGATTCTGGCGCACTACCTGCGCGAAAACGGCATCGTGCCGGAGAAATGCGACCTCAATTCGATCCTGTTCCTGCTGACGCCTGCCGAAAGCAGCGAGAAGCTGGCGCAGCTGGTGGCGATGCTGGGCCAGTTTGAACAGCATATAGAAGACGACACGCCGCTGGCGGACGTGCTGCCGACGATCTTCCAGAAATACCCGGTGCGCTACCGGGATTACACCCTTCGCCAGCTGTGCCAGGAGATGCACGATCTCTACGTCAGCTTTGACGTCAAGGATCTGCAGAAGGCGATGTTCCGCAAGGAGAGCCTGCCTGAGGTGGTAATGAACCCGCAGGATGCAAACCGGGCCTATATTCGCGGAGAGGTGGAGCTGGTTCGCATACGGGATGCCGCAGGTCGCATTGCTGCTGAAGGGGCGCTGCCCTATCCGCCGGGCGTGCTGTGCGTGGTGCCGGGTGAGGTCTGGGGCGGGGCGGTACAGCGTTACTTCCTGGCGCTGGAGGAGGGCGTCAACCTGCTGCCGGGCTTCTCGCCGGAGCTGCAGGGGGTTTACAGCGAGAAGGATGCCGACGGGATTAAGCGGCTGTATGGGTATGTATTGAAGTAG
- a CDS encoding response regulator, whose amino-acid sequence MQHELIDVLIVEDENELAQLHAELISKHPRLRLVGIASSLAAAQAALESKQPQLMLLDNYLPDGKGISLINNPMLARANCSVIFITAASDMDTCSQAIRNGAFDYILKPVSWKRLSQSLERFVQFAEQQRVWKIVDQQNVDSLYQLQAKNYRLDNGSKGIEENTLARVQTLFNDKATHCFTVDEVVSETGLSKTTTRRYLEHCVESGFLTVEMLYGKIGHPRRMYKRSAV is encoded by the coding sequence ATGCAACATGAACTTATTGACGTACTGATTGTTGAAGACGAGAACGAACTGGCACAGCTGCACGCGGAGCTGATAAGCAAACATCCGCGTCTGAGGCTCGTGGGCATTGCCTCGTCGCTGGCTGCGGCCCAGGCTGCGCTTGAAAGCAAACAGCCGCAGCTGATGCTGCTGGATAACTATCTGCCGGACGGCAAAGGTATCTCGCTTATCAATAACCCCATGCTGGCACGCGCCAACTGCTCGGTGATTTTTATTACTGCCGCCAGCGATATGGACACCTGCAGTCAGGCGATTCGCAACGGCGCGTTCGACTACATCCTCAAACCCGTCTCCTGGAAGCGGCTCAGCCAGTCGCTGGAGCGGTTTGTGCAGTTTGCCGAACAGCAACGGGTCTGGAAGATTGTCGACCAGCAGAACGTGGATTCGCTCTATCAGCTACAGGCGAAAAATTACCGCCTGGACAACGGCAGTAAAGGCATTGAGGAAAATACGCTGGCGCGGGTGCAGACGCTGTTCAACGACAAGGCAACGCACTGCTTTACCGTTGATGAGGTGGTGAGCGAAACGGGATTAAGCAAAACCACCACCCGGCGCTATCTGGAGCACTGCGTAGAGTCGGGCTTTCTGACGGTGGAGATGCTGTACGGCAAGATTGGGCATCCGAGGAGGATGTACAAGCGTAGTGCGGTTTGA
- a CDS encoding ATP-binding protein: protein MKVSFQIKLFISLVAFFSVLFALLGGYYYADVGKQLYQEMSTRAKIQAEEIALIPTLRNEVEQKNISAIHDFMQKISAHSDASFIVIGDNKGQHLFHSVFADRVGTTLVGGDNEAVLQGKSTTTIRKGGLGISLRSKAPIFNAAGQVVGIVSVGYLTSYLDTITVSKVVNILIAAVLLLIALFIFSWFFTRSIKKQIFSLEPREIGLLVRQQKAMMESIYEGVIAIDDRRRIEVINQAARKLLGLSQPARELRGQLISQVIDPVPFFDTQTMLAKDTHDEICRFNDLTVIASRVHIMLEGALQGWVITFRDRNEIDSLSAQLSQVKRYVDNLRIMRHEQLNRMTTLSGLLHMGRYEEAIGYIQAQSEHAQELLDFISSRFSSPTLCGLLLGKAARAREKGVELSFDPACRLDRPFLPLGEQELISIIGNLLDNAIEATQRSPLPHAPVEVLIKLSEQELIIEVADQGVGIAPAIRDRIFERGITTKTRGDHGIGLYLIESYVTQAGGAIEVADNTPRGAIFSLFIPATGTARQLEDTDYAT, encoded by the coding sequence ATGAAAGTCTCTTTCCAGATCAAGTTGTTTATTTCGCTGGTTGCCTTTTTCTCAGTACTTTTTGCGCTACTGGGCGGATATTATTATGCCGATGTCGGCAAACAGCTTTATCAGGAAATGAGTACGCGAGCCAAAATACAGGCTGAAGAGATTGCGCTTATTCCGACATTGCGTAATGAAGTTGAACAAAAGAATATCTCCGCCATCCATGATTTTATGCAGAAGATTTCTGCGCACAGCGACGCCAGCTTTATTGTGATTGGTGATAATAAAGGGCAGCATCTTTTTCACTCCGTCTTTGCCGACAGAGTGGGCACTACCCTGGTGGGCGGAGACAATGAAGCCGTATTGCAGGGTAAAAGCACCACCACCATCCGCAAAGGCGGGCTGGGCATTTCGCTGCGCAGTAAAGCCCCCATTTTTAACGCTGCCGGACAGGTGGTCGGCATTGTTTCGGTAGGCTATCTCACCAGCTACCTTGATACCATTACCGTCAGTAAGGTGGTCAATATCCTGATTGCCGCCGTGCTGCTGCTGATCGCTCTCTTTATCTTCTCCTGGTTCTTTACCCGCAGCATCAAGAAGCAGATCTTCTCTCTTGAGCCAAGAGAGATCGGCCTGCTGGTGCGCCAGCAGAAGGCGATGATGGAGTCTATTTATGAAGGGGTGATTGCCATTGACGATCGGCGGCGGATTGAAGTCATCAACCAGGCGGCGCGCAAGCTGCTGGGTCTGAGCCAGCCGGCCCGCGAGCTGCGCGGACAGCTGATAAGCCAGGTGATCGATCCGGTCCCGTTCTTCGACACGCAGACGATGCTGGCGAAAGATACCCATGACGAGATTTGCCGTTTTAACGATCTCACGGTAATTGCCAGCCGGGTGCACATCATGCTTGAGGGGGCGCTGCAGGGCTGGGTGATCACCTTCCGCGATCGCAACGAGATCGACTCGCTGAGCGCCCAGCTCAGCCAGGTCAAACGCTATGTCGATAACCTCCGCATTATGCGTCATGAGCAGTTAAACAGGATGACGACCCTCTCCGGCCTGCTGCATATGGGCCGCTATGAGGAAGCCATTGGCTACATTCAGGCGCAATCGGAGCATGCTCAGGAGCTGCTGGACTTCATCTCTTCGCGCTTTAGCTCCCCGACCCTGTGCGGCCTGCTGCTCGGGAAAGCCGCCCGCGCGCGGGAGAAAGGCGTCGAGCTCAGTTTCGACCCGGCCTGTCGGCTGGACAGACCGTTCCTGCCCCTTGGGGAGCAAGAGCTGATTTCAATTATTGGCAACCTGCTGGATAACGCCATCGAAGCGACGCAGCGATCGCCGCTTCCTCATGCTCCGGTAGAAGTGCTGATAAAACTCAGCGAACAGGAGCTGATTATTGAAGTGGCCGACCAGGGCGTTGGCATTGCACCGGCGATCCGTGACCGGATCTTTGAACGCGGCATCACCACCAAAACGCGCGGCGATCATGGGATTGGCCTGTATCTGATCGAAAGCTATGTCACACAGGCTGGCGGCGCGATAGAAGTTGCCGATAATACCCCGCGCGGCGCCATTTTCTCCTTGTTTATCCCGGCCACGGGAACCGCCCGGCAACTGGAAGACACCGACTATGCAACATGA
- a CDS encoding 2-hydroxycarboxylate transporter family protein produces the protein MSTTDDSFSVTHDPIEIQRPSLKERWWHIMDTWKIGIIPLPLFVLAGALIAIDCLGGKLPSDIVVMVATLAFFGFACGEFGKRLPIVGKLGAAAICATFIPSALVYYGLLPDVVVESTTKFYKSTNILYLYICCIIVGSIMSMNRTVLIQGFLRIFFPMLCGEIVGMLVGMGVGLALGLEPFQIFFFIILPIMAGGVGEGAIPLSIGYATLLHMDQGVALGRVLPMVMLGGLTAIIISGCLNQLGKRYPHLTGEGQLMPNRANADTTVSQPAFSGKADVTTIASGALLAVLLYMLGMLGHKLIGLPAPVGMLFMAVLVKLCNGASPRLLEGSQVVYKFFQTSVTYPILFAVGVAITPWHELVAAFTVSNLLVIVSTVSALVATGFFVGKKIGMHPIDVAIVSCCQSGQGGTGDVAILTAGNRMSLMPFAQIATRIGGAINVSISLLILGNFLV, from the coding sequence ATGAGCACAACTGACGATTCTTTCTCTGTTACCCACGACCCGATTGAAATTCAGCGACCTTCGCTCAAAGAGCGCTGGTGGCATATTATGGATACCTGGAAAATCGGGATTATTCCTCTGCCACTGTTCGTTCTGGCGGGCGCGCTGATTGCGATTGATTGCCTGGGCGGAAAGCTGCCGAGCGATATCGTGGTGATGGTGGCCACGCTGGCCTTCTTCGGCTTTGCCTGCGGCGAGTTTGGCAAACGCCTGCCGATTGTCGGCAAGCTCGGCGCGGCGGCGATTTGCGCCACCTTTATCCCTTCCGCGCTGGTCTACTATGGCCTGCTGCCGGACGTGGTGGTCGAGTCCACCACTAAGTTCTACAAATCCACCAACATTCTCTATCTCTATATCTGCTGCATTATCGTCGGCAGCATCATGAGCATGAACCGCACGGTGCTGATTCAGGGCTTCCTGCGCATCTTCTTCCCGATGCTGTGCGGCGAAATCGTCGGCATGCTGGTGGGGATGGGCGTGGGCCTGGCGCTGGGCCTTGAGCCGTTCCAGATCTTCTTCTTTATCATTCTTCCGATTATGGCGGGCGGCGTCGGGGAAGGGGCGATCCCGCTTTCCATCGGCTATGCCACCCTGCTGCACATGGACCAGGGCGTGGCGCTCGGCCGCGTGCTGCCGATGGTCATGCTCGGCGGTCTGACGGCAATCATCATCTCCGGCTGCCTGAACCAGCTTGGTAAACGCTACCCGCACCTGACCGGTGAAGGCCAGCTGATGCCTAACCGCGCGAATGCCGATACCACCGTCTCTCAGCCTGCGTTTTCCGGCAAAGCGGACGTCACCACTATCGCCTCCGGCGCGCTGCTGGCGGTGCTGCTCTACATGCTGGGCATGCTTGGCCACAAGCTGATTGGCCTGCCTGCCCCGGTCGGCATGCTGTTTATGGCGGTGCTGGTGAAGCTCTGCAACGGTGCCTCTCCGCGCCTGCTGGAAGGCTCGCAGGTGGTGTACAAATTCTTCCAGACCTCCGTGACCTACCCAATCCTCTTCGCCGTCGGCGTGGCCATCACCCCGTGGCATGAACTGGTGGCGGCGTTCACCGTCAGCAACCTGCTGGTGATTGTCAGCACCGTTTCCGCACTGGTAGCCACCGGCTTCTTTGTCGGCAAAAAGATTGGTATGCACCCGATTGATGTCGCCATCGTCTCCTGCTGCCAGAGCGGCCAGGGCGGTACCGGCGACGTGGCGATCCTGACCGCAGGCAACCGCATGAGCCTGATGCCGTTCGCCCAGATTGCTACCCGTATCGGTGGGGCGATTAACGTCTCTATCTCACTGCTGATTCTGGGCAACTTCCTCGTTTAA
- a CDS encoding fumarylacetoacetate hydrolase family protein — translation MKLASFLYQGKRSYGIVQADGVIDLGRRLGDRYGDLKALLQGNGLAQATRYLNDAVDVPLSAITFLPVIVQPEKILCVGMNYADKRKEFDQHNPAPTLFVRFPDSQTGHNEPVLKPRHSSEFDYEGELAVIIGKGGENISRDDALRHVAGYSCYMDGSARDWQHTWFTAGKNWRQTGAFGPWMATADEIPDPHQLAIRTWLNGRMVQEDNTSSMIHKVAELIEYISTFTRLSPGDVIITGSPGGVGKKRNPPLFMKEGDRIEVEIEHIGHLSNVIVEAPAVGLVAAH, via the coding sequence ATGAAACTCGCAAGCTTTTTATACCAGGGAAAACGCAGCTACGGCATCGTCCAGGCCGACGGCGTGATTGATTTAGGCCGCCGTCTCGGCGACCGCTACGGCGACCTCAAGGCGCTGCTGCAGGGCAACGGGCTGGCGCAGGCCACCCGCTACCTGAACGACGCCGTGGACGTGCCGCTGAGCGCCATCACCTTCTTGCCGGTGATTGTGCAGCCGGAAAAGATCCTCTGCGTGGGCATGAACTACGCCGACAAGCGCAAGGAGTTTGACCAGCATAACCCGGCCCCGACGCTGTTTGTCCGCTTCCCGGATTCACAGACCGGCCACAACGAGCCGGTGCTGAAGCCGCGCCACTCCAGCGAATTCGACTACGAAGGCGAGCTGGCGGTGATCATCGGCAAAGGCGGGGAGAACATCAGCCGCGACGACGCCCTGCGCCACGTTGCGGGCTACAGCTGCTACATGGACGGCTCCGCCCGCGACTGGCAGCACACCTGGTTTACGGCCGGTAAAAACTGGCGTCAGACCGGCGCGTTCGGCCCGTGGATGGCGACGGCCGATGAGATCCCGGACCCGCACCAGCTTGCGATCCGCACCTGGCTGAACGGCCGCATGGTGCAGGAAGACAACACCAGCAGCATGATCCACAAGGTTGCAGAGCTGATCGAGTACATCAGCACCTTTACCCGCTTAAGCCCGGGCGACGTGATCATCACCGGCTCTCCTGGCGGCGTGGGTAAAAAGCGTAACCCGCCGCTGTTTATGAAAGAGGGCGATCGCATTGAGGTGGAGATCGAGCATATCGGTCATCTGAGCAACGTGATTGTGGAAGCGCCAGCCGTCGGGCTTGTGGCGGCACACTGA
- the citC gene encoding [citrate (pro-3S)-lyase] ligase gives MNSQPIDFRHTLVAKHPERLSQIRYLLADSGLGLDNDITLFVEAWSGSQLVGCAGLAANVIKCVAVNEQLRGENLSARLLAEVENAALERGHFHLFLCTRPCNRERFARSGFWPIAQSGNNAVLMENTPQGIERYCRSLRAKRRCGENIGAIVMNANPFTLGHRHLVEQAATRCDALHLFVVREDASFFPFSARLEMVRAGVAHLPNVVVHEGSQYIISRATFPAYFLKETGKVQQAWSEIDVLIFRDFIAPALGITHRFIGSEPFCDITRQYNQTLHDLLASHIEVVEMPRIKATGNAISASEVRRLLKTQQFSRIREIVPDSTFAHLETHYRASAEVA, from the coding sequence ATGAACAGTCAACCCATCGATTTTCGCCACACGCTGGTGGCGAAACACCCGGAACGCTTAAGCCAGATCCGTTACCTGCTGGCAGACAGCGGCCTTGGCCTGGACAACGACATCACGCTGTTTGTCGAAGCCTGGTCCGGCTCGCAGCTGGTGGGTTGCGCAGGGCTTGCTGCCAACGTCATCAAATGCGTGGCGGTCAATGAACAGCTTCGCGGCGAGAACCTCAGCGCGCGGCTGCTGGCAGAGGTGGAAAATGCGGCGCTGGAGCGAGGCCATTTTCACCTCTTCCTCTGCACCCGGCCGTGCAACCGGGAGCGCTTTGCCCGCAGCGGCTTCTGGCCGATTGCCCAAAGCGGGAACAACGCGGTGCTGATGGAGAACACCCCGCAGGGGATCGAGCGCTACTGCCGTTCCCTGCGCGCGAAGCGCAGGTGCGGGGAGAACATTGGCGCGATAGTGATGAACGCCAATCCGTTCACCCTCGGCCACCGCCATCTGGTGGAGCAAGCGGCGACGCGGTGCGATGCCCTGCATCTGTTCGTGGTGCGTGAAGACGCCTCGTTCTTCCCGTTCAGCGCGCGTCTTGAGATGGTGCGCGCGGGCGTGGCGCATCTGCCGAACGTGGTGGTGCATGAAGGCTCGCAGTACATCATCTCCCGCGCCACCTTCCCGGCCTACTTCCTGAAGGAGACCGGCAAAGTGCAGCAGGCGTGGAGCGAGATTGACGTGCTGATTTTCCGGGACTTCATCGCCCCGGCGCTCGGCATCACGCACCGCTTCATCGGCTCGGAGCCGTTCTGCGATATCACCCGCCAGTACAACCAGACGCTGCACGACCTGCTGGCCTCGCATATTGAGGTGGTGGAAATGCCGCGCATCAAGGCCACCGGCAACGCTATTTCAGCGTCCGAAGTGCGCCGCTTACTGAAGACACAGCAGTTTTCCCGGATCCGGGAGATTGTCCCGGACTCCACCTTCGCGCATCTCGAAACGCATTACCGTGCGAGTGCGGAAGTCGCTTAA
- the citD gene encoding citrate lyase acyl carrier protein has product MKIVREALAGTQESSDLMVKIAPAHGELEIVIHSEVIKQFGEQIRQVVNDTLRAMNVRQGLIIIEDKGALDCVIRARLQSALMRAADEQGINWGALK; this is encoded by the coding sequence ATGAAAATTGTAAGGGAGGCGCTGGCCGGAACGCAGGAGTCCAGCGACCTGATGGTGAAAATCGCTCCCGCTCACGGCGAGCTGGAGATAGTCATCCACAGTGAAGTGATTAAGCAGTTTGGAGAGCAGATTCGCCAGGTGGTCAACGACACGTTGCGCGCCATGAACGTGCGCCAGGGATTAATCATTATTGAAGACAAAGGGGCGCTGGACTGTGTTATCCGCGCCCGCCTGCAAAGCGCGCTGATGCGTGCCGCCGATGAACAGGGCATCAACTGGGGGGCGCTGAAATGA
- the citE gene encoding citrate (pro-3S)-lyase subunit beta → MSKLRRSMLFLPGANAAMLSTAFIYRPDSIMFDLEDAVALREKDTARMLVFHALQHPMYQDIETVVRINPLSTPFGLLDLEAAVRAGVDVIRLPKTDTPDDIYELEGHLERIERECGREVGSTRVMAAIESAIGVINAVAIARSSPRLIGIALAAFDYVMDMQTERGDGTELFYARCAVLHAARAAGIDAFDVVWSDVNDEAGFLREVDLIRKMGFNGKSLINPRQIDLLHNAYAPTQEEVDHARRVIEAAEEGERNGLGVVSLNGKMVDAPIINHAQVVLERAAASGVRR, encoded by the coding sequence ATGAGCAAACTCCGCCGCAGCATGCTGTTCCTGCCGGGCGCCAACGCCGCCATGCTCTCAACCGCCTTTATCTACCGTCCCGACTCCATCATGTTTGACCTTGAGGACGCCGTCGCCCTGCGTGAGAAGGACACCGCACGCATGTTGGTGTTCCACGCGCTTCAGCACCCGATGTATCAGGATATCGAAACCGTGGTGCGTATTAACCCGCTCAGCACGCCGTTTGGCCTGCTGGATCTGGAAGCCGCCGTGCGGGCTGGCGTGGACGTGATCCGCCTGCCGAAAACCGACACGCCGGACGATATCTACGAGCTGGAAGGCCACCTTGAGCGTATCGAGCGCGAGTGCGGCCGGGAGGTCGGTTCCACCCGCGTGATGGCGGCGATTGAGTCGGCCATTGGCGTCATCAACGCCGTGGCGATTGCCCGCAGCTCTCCGCGCCTCATCGGCATCGCGCTGGCCGCCTTTGACTACGTGATGGACATGCAGACCGAGCGCGGCGACGGCACCGAGCTGTTCTACGCCCGCTGCGCCGTGCTGCACGCCGCCCGCGCGGCGGGCATCGACGCCTTCGACGTGGTGTGGTCAGACGTTAACGACGAGGCCGGGTTCCTGCGCGAGGTCGATCTGATCCGCAAGATGGGCTTTAACGGCAAATCGCTGATTAACCCGCGCCAGATTGACCTGCTGCACAACGCCTATGCCCCGACTCAGGAAGAGGTGGATCACGCCAGAAGGGTGATTGAGGCGGCAGAAGAGGGCGAGCGTAACGGCCTGGGCGTGGTGTCGCTCAACGGCAAAATGGTGGATGCACCGATTATTAACCACGCGCAGGTGGTGCTGGAGCGCGCGGCGGCCTCCGGCGTGCGTCGGTAA